One Coccinella septempunctata chromosome X, icCocSept1.1, whole genome shotgun sequence genomic window carries:
- the LOC123322337 gene encoding uncharacterized protein LOC123322337: MLLVTWVTWTQHIKNVKGECMKSMNILRTLSHHHWGCDEEILLRIYRSVIRSKLEYGNILYSTSCRTNMNLLNTVPNTAFRIILGAFRSSPSESLHVEAQEMPLNLRRQKTLLSYALKVFAMPNHPAHDPMKTSKYPTTIKPMTLLSIPQMVQQHSESINLNSLVPMFYSKHAPWSRHQPMLNTVLHRYNKQETHGAILKQHFLELKTKEKFDEEFYTDASKDEHGVACSIVNEHNNTVSYKLPPTSSIHTGELFAIYKSLFSTMTPGQHIAIFTDSLSSIQSISNIYSNNPLIQKIQERCHIVKTNKNISTTIIWIPSHVGIEGNEVADQSAKLALSSDLPITNFQLHSDLKATIKLKSLRDWQTKWNSSNNKLHAIQPEIDSPLKISLNRKDKIVIRRLRIAHTRLTHGYLMSSEEHPICEYCRETRLTVEHLLSRCPHYDEIRRRMGLKENLKDNLNSATQIEATLKFLKECQLYNHI; the protein is encoded by the coding sequence atgttactggtcacctgggttaCCTGGACTCAACATATCAAAAACGTTAAAGGTGAATGCATGAAAAGTATGAACATCCTTCGAACCCTATCTCATCATCACTGGGGATGCGATGAAGAAATCTTGCTGAGAATCTACAGATCAGTAATTCGATCAAAACTGGAATATGGCAACATTCTCTATTCCACGTCATGCAGAACAAATATGAATCTACTGAATACCGTACCCAATACAGCATTCCGCATCATCCTTGGAGCCTTCCGATCAAGCCCATCAGAGAGCCTCCATGTAGAAGCACAAGAAATGCCACTGAACCTTCGTCGACAGAAAACTCTCCTTTCGTATGCTCTGAAGGTATTTGCTATGCCAAACCATCCAGCACATGATCCGATGAAAACATCGAAATACCCAACCACTATAAAACCTATGACGCTACTCTCAATTCCACAGATGGTCCAACAGCACTCAGAGTCCATAAATCTTAACTCATTAGTGCCAATGTTCTACTCGAAACATGCTCCCTGGTCCAGACACCAACCGATGCTAAATACAGTCCTACATAGATACAATAAACAGGAAACTCATGGTGCAATTCTAAAACAACATTTCCTTGAATTGAAAACCAAGGAGAAATTCGATGAGGAATTTTACACCGACGCATCTAAAGATGAACACGGAGTTGCATGCTCGATAGTTAACGAACACAATAACACAGTATCCTACAAACTTCCACCTACCAGCAGCATTCATACTGGTGAACTGTTCGCAATCTACAAGTCTCTATTCAGCACCATGACGCCAGGCCAACATATTGCAATATTCACAGACTCATTATCATCAATTCAGTCGATATCCAACATATATTCTAATAACCCactaatacaaaaaattcaggaacgaTGCCATATAGTTAAAACCAACAAAAACATCTCTACGACCATAATTTGGATACCATCTCATGTGGGTATAGAAGGAAACGAAGTTGCAGACCAATCCGCGAAACTGGCACTATCCTCTGATCTTCCCATCACAAACTTTCAGTTGCACTCAGACCTAAAGGCGACAATAAAGTTGAAATCCCTTCGAGACTGGCAAACAAAGTGGAATAGCAGCAATAACAAGCTACATGCAATCCAACCTGAAATCGATTCCCCGCTAAAAATCAGTCTGAATAGAAAGGACAAAATAGTAATTAGGAGACTAAGAATAGCACACACCAGGCTTACACACGGCTACTTGATGTCATCAGAAGAACATCCTATATGCGAATACTGTCGAGAAACTCGTTTAACTGTAGAACACCTTCTATCTCGCTGCCCACATTATGATGAAATCCGTCGTCGAATGGGACTCAAAGAAAATTTAAAGGACAACCTCAACTCAGCAACGCAAATTGAagcaacattgaaatttttgaaagaatgcCAATTGTACAACCACATATAA
- the LOC123322338 gene encoding putative nuclease HARBI1 — translation MNVNNRIIYFFLQQKKKYIIFPTHEELHTVAPHYPGAVGAIDGTHIFAKVEKAQQDSYIDRYRRHSINLMAICDGNCFFTYIFVGFPGSAHDSRVFQNSSLYHQIESHGPQKFFDENFHLIGDSAFGLRSWLMTPYKGNNLTRKQKKHNYMLSADRVKIEHAFGLLKGRWRRLQYINVYNICKTVEIITASCVLHNFCLINKDLWDEEAPIECADRILNYQEEEDQQEGRVKRDVIANSF, via the exons ATGAACGTGAATAACAGAATCATATATTTCtttttgcaacaaaaaaaaaaatatattatttttcctaCCCATGAAGAGCTTCACACTGTAGCACCTCATTACCCAG GAGCAGTTGGAGCAATAGATGGGACCCATATATTTGCTAAGGTGGAGAAGGCTCAGCAAGATAGCTATATCGATAGATATAGAAGGCATTCAATAAATCTGATGGCTATATGCGATGGAAATTGTTTCTTCACTTACATATTCGTTGGATTTCCAGGATCTGCACATGATTCCCGG gtGTTTCAAAATTCTTCACTATATCATCAAATTGAGTCACATGGTCCGCAGAagttttttgatgaaaattttcatctaataGGGGACAGTGCCTTCGGACTGAGAAGTTGGCTCATGACGCCTTATAAAGGAAATAATCTTACGAggaaacaaaaaaaacataattatatGTTGAGTGCAGACAGAGTGAAGATCGAACATGCCTTTGGATTATTGAAGGGAAGATGGAGACGACTGCAATATATTAATGTGTATAATATTTGTAAAACGGTTGAAATCATCACAGCAAGCTGTGTTCtccataatttttgtttgattaaTAAGGACTTATGGGATGAAGAGGCTCCCATAGAATGTGctgatagaatattgaattatcaaGAGGAGGAAGATCAGCAAGAGGGTAGGGTGAAAAGAGATGTAATCGCAAACAGTTTTTGA
- the LOC123322339 gene encoding uncharacterized protein LOC123322339 — protein sequence MLRLREQKKEQFNNKKNNKRQLWAGIAEELTRNQFMLGANGGERCRQKFANLTKSYLKFIRNQKTTGAAFMEHPPFFEEVHSILGEKHKTQPKHLVDSLEDEPMPEAPMPVQEAPVMDEGASCSYTTRTEPAITDRFKNLRDTPTSRTNKGHLVLQELRSHQVEQRRQFDVLAAHLKKTEEQREKLLNIMEEFFTRKRKRQEEDSDGE from the exons ATGTTGAGATTGAGAGAACAGAAAAAGGAGcaatttaataataaaaaaaataacaagaGGCAGCTATGGGCTGGGATAGCTGAAGAGCTGACGAGGAACCAATTTATGTTGGGGGCGAATGGCGGTGAAAGGTGCCGCCAAAAATTCGCAAATTTGACTAAGTCATACTTGAAATTCATAAGAAACCAGAAGACAACAGGGGCAGCCTTCATGGAGCATCCTCCATTTTTTGAGGAGGTCCACTCAATTTTAG GTGAGAAGCACAAAACTCAACCCAAGCATTTAGTGGACAGCTTGGAGGATGAGCCCATGCCTGAGGCCCCTATGCCCGTGCAAGAAGCGCCAGTAATGGATGAGGGCGCTTCTTGCAGCTACACCACTCGAACGGAACCAGCCATAACTGACCGGTTCAAAAACCTGAGGGATACTCCAACCTCCAGAACTAACAAAGGGCATCTGGTTCTACAGGAGTTGAGGAGCCACCAGGTAGAACAAAGAAGACAATTTGACGTCCTTGCTGCTCATCTAAAAAAAACAGAGGAGCAGAGGGAGAAGCTCCTCAATATTATGGAGGAATTTTTTACAAGAAAGAGGAAGAGGCAGGAAGAAGATTCTGATGGAGAATAA